In Mesoplodon densirostris isolate mMesDen1 chromosome 15, mMesDen1 primary haplotype, whole genome shotgun sequence, the DNA window ACTGATTCTTTGACCAGCATGGATGAAAAAAGCCAGCTTTTCGTGCAACCTTTCCTAGCCTGGGTCTTAAAGGTATCTTTGCTGATAAGTCAAAACCGGTATCTTATTATGGGAATATAGggctgtttgctttttgttttgttctacaTACAGATTTGTTCTGCTAAATTCAGTACGAGTATAAGAGAAGGAGAGACAAGAGAACTCACCACTCTGTGAAACAATTTAGACAAGAGTATTTTTCATTACTGTCTAGAAGCCCCAGcctacctttttttttagttttttacacATTAAATATTCTTATTCCCAGTTATTTATAGTGTCATTTTGAGAGCTCTGCCcctctattcttttttattataaaaaaaagtaGGTATTTCAGACCATCACTTGGATTTACCAGGTTGCCGCTTATTAAATTAGAATGAGTTGACAATGAGCATTAGATGGAAACCGTGCCCATGAATGAAGCCTGATTTTTGCTTGAAACATTCCCTTCGGTTGTAGGCTGTGGGTAGCCAGGGACCGGACAGCCATCAGTTCTGGGTGGACGTGGCAgcgtgtcccaggcatgtttggGAGCGAGGCCAGCAGCCCTTTTCTCTGCGGAGCTGAAGGCTCTTCAAGCCTGCTCCTCTTCTCGCTGGGTCCGTGGAGGATTCAGTTCTCAGGCTCAGAGCTGCCCGCTGACTGTACTGGGCCTGCTCTTTCAGAAACCATCCACAGGTGTCTTAGGAAGTATCTGGAACAGCTGAAGGCCCCTGTGGGGCCCCTGTCAGAAGCCCTTGGAAACCTGCATCTCGACGCATCACCAGGTGAGTCAGATGTGGCCCCTGACTCGGTCCCAGAGGAGACCCCAGTCACAGGAGCCTGCCACTTGAAGTGCGTGTGTTACGGCGTGGGGAACTTCGCCACCTGCGTCATAGCTAGGAACCAGCTCGCGTTTTTGCTTCTCTTCCTGGAAAAGTGCCAGGTAAATTTCGGTATCCTTTATTGTCTCCTTCCTTGGTCTTGTGCACACAGATGTTGACGAAGCCACTCATTTGCCCTCTGCAGATCCCCAGAAGTCACTGCTGGGTGTATGACCCTCTGTTTAGCCAGCTGGAAATTGCGGTTCTTAGCACCCTTGGCGTGGTTGTTCTCAGTGAGAACGAGGTACGTGGTTTAAGAGAGGGGAGCGGGGAGGGCTGGGCAGCTGCTCCCCAGGCTGACCCCAGGCCCTGTGACTAGCAGTGCCTCCTCCCCAGGGCGTCCGTATGTGGCTGGTCTGTCACCCCGTTTGGACCTATGTTGTGCCTGTCAGAAGAAAATAATCACACAAGGGCACGAACACGTTAGGTTTGCAAAATTCTCGTTAAGAATTGTGTCCCAATGTTATGCTGAGTTGGTATTTACTGTTGCTGCAGGAGAACAGAGGGCAGTCTCCGTACCTCAAACGAGGTCCTTCCGGTTGGAACGTGCCCTGTGTCCTGGTGAGGGGAAGCCGTAGACCAGTCACGTGCATAGCACCTGGCTGAGAGTTACAGCTAAGTCCTTGGCCTACCCTGCACCCCCTAAAAAGGTTGGCATTCAAGATTTCTGAGACCTCTGGAAAAAACATCATTGCACAAGCCAAGGGCTGGAGCGACTCCAGGCAGATACCTCTACATTTAGTCAGGCATTGTCTTGGGGATCATAGaatcattttcttcctctctgttctGAAACCGCCATCTCATTGCTTATTATGAAACATGAAAATTAGGCCCAGCAGAGAGGAGAATCAGTCTCTGACGTTGGCGGGGTCCTAAAACACTGCCGTTCAGCTCAGGTCATCCTGAGCTCTGAGTGCCTGCTCTGTGCGAGGCAGGGAGCTCTGGGGAGCCTGAGGGCGGTGGGCGCTGCTCGCCGCCACTGCAGGGCACGTGGCTGTGAACAGGGGCATGATGAGTGGACAGCGAGCAGAGCCACGTCTAGGAACTGAGACGGAGGACACCTGTGCTGTCCCGGgggtccaggaaggcttcctgggtctgagctgggatttgaaggtCTCCCGGGAGCTTGCTGAGAGCCAGGACTGCAGGCAGCCTGGGCAGAGCCGCTGCTCAGGAACCACGGCCAGCGTGTCATGGGCCGGGGAAgctgcagggagagaagagaggcctAGGGTCGCTGGTGCCAGACAGCAAGGGCCAGGGGGCTTGTTCCCGCCGGAGAGGTGGCAGAGATGGCACAGAGCAGAGGTTCTCAGGAGGCGGTGACTGGACCCCCCATGGACCCCCCCGGGCACGTTTGAAAAGGACTGAGTTCCGACAGGGAGCTGCAGAGAGGGACTCAGGAAACACAGGTACCTGAGGGACGGTGACGTCTGCTGTCACGGACCCAAGCTGGCCCTTCCTTAGTCCAGAGCCTCCTGCGTTCATGGGACATGCATTTGTTAAGTAAACGCGAGTTCTTTCTGGACGTCATGATTTCCTGACTTGTAGTCCCGTATAATCCTATAGAGCTCACATGCTCACATGCACTGCTTGTGTAACTATTTCACAAGAGAATGTAGTAGGAGTTTTTTTCCATTGGATGCATCAGTTTGCCTTCCCCTCAGCTCATCATTTGTCCAGCTACATTGACCCGTGGTGACATGTAACGTGTAAGTTGAAGGTGCACTAGTTGATCTGATGCATTTTTTTGGTAAGATGACTGCAAGCGAGCTAACACATCCTTCAGCACCACACAGAATTACATTCAGTTTTTGGTGGCGAGAACTCACAGCTCATTAGCactctgcccctccctcaccttgttgTAAGAAGTGTGTTTACACCTGTGCACGTTGTACCCCAGGAAGGAAAACGGAGTGTGTGCGGCGAGCCCACCGTCTTTTACATGCTCCACTGTGGGACGGCGCTCTACAACAACCTGCTGTGGAGAAACTGGTCCATAGCCGCCCTTTCCAAGATGGTCATCGTTGGGAACAGCTTCAGAAGACTCGAGGAAAGGTAAGCCTGGGAACGCCGAGGCGCCACCGGGCCCTGGGGTGAACCCATTCCTTGGACTGACCTACAAGGAGGAAACATTTCACACTCGGAAAGGCTTCTCAAAGGCTTCTCCATGGGGACCTGGACAGAGGGTTGGAGCTGGGAGACGTCAGCCCTGAGTCAAGCTGGGAAGCAAGTTAAGGAGTCTCTGCCCATAATTCCTCCCTTCCCTTAGGACAGGCAGAAACAGCTtcttaaaatggggaaaaaacattTGATTTCTCTTCTTATGGCTGCATAACATCCTCCTGCTTCACGATGCCTCGGTGTCTGCTGTCATTCTTCTCTGATGAAATGGGCAATGACTGGGGCATTCACACCTCCTACTAAATATTTAACCTACTCTACAtcccacatttttaaaagattttttgatCTATTTCAGTCATCTTGCCCTTCTGTGTCTTAAGTTGAATGAAACCACTCTCAAACCGcctaatcagatttttaaaaaatttttctaggTTGTTGACAAGGATTCTGCAGAAACATTATCCGTATGTTGCAAAGGTATCTGCCTGAGtgaaggggctggggtgggacaccacacacacatctcCATCACCCTGGAGAATTCCGCTTTCACCTGTAGTGGCGGGAGCTCCCGAGGGGCTGACGGCACAGCGAGGTCACAGCACCGTCAGCTCGCGCGAGGGGTCTGTGTTCCAGAAAGCCAGGACGTTTTAGTGCATCGCTTCAGCGTTTCCTAATTAATTATTTCCTCTATTCTTAGTATCTGGTCTCCCGTAGGCACTGCCCTTGGGGCTTCCAACTCATTGCACAAAGCACTAAAATACCTTACtccttattttttagaaaaagaataacgTGGGAGGTGGGGGTGAACAGTAAAACGGGAATCTAACCCAGGAGGGTGGGCCTTACTGGGactctttgttttacttttgaatTTTCCCGCTCAGATTCTGAAAGGAGGGGAGGAGCTGGCACTCCCTCAGACCTCACAGTACACGGACGTATTTAATGACACCTCCGTCCACTGGTTTCCTgtacagaagctaacacaactcTCCACGGACACTTGGGCCTTTCGGG includes these proteins:
- the SRRD gene encoding SRR1-like protein; translation: MAAAAELEGWQAASRRRRRSAAMCPRRREAAAAADRAPGAQPEVDGGVVLRRIQEAKEDLLISDFWSLALETIHRCLRKYLEQLKAPVGPLSEALGNLHLDASPGESDVAPDSVPEETPVTGACHLKCVCYGVGNFATCVIARNQLAFLLLFLEKCQIPRSHCWVYDPLFSQLEIAVLSTLGVVVLSENEEGKRSVCGEPTVFYMLHCGTALYNNLLWRNWSIAALSKMVIVGNSFRRLEERLLTRILQKHYPYVAKILKGGEELALPQTSQYTDVFNDTSVHWFPVQKLTQLSTDTWAFREEPDYQDCEGLEIIRNKTEDPSATDLNPL